The following nucleotide sequence is from Melioribacteraceae bacterium.
TCCAGTTCTTCACTCCATCTAGTAATTCTTTTACACGAGAAGTACCGTTTAATAACAAGTTCGAAGCAATCTGAGCAACATCTCCGCCGGCCATCATTACTTTAATGATGTCTTCCGATGAATGCACGCCACTAGTTAATGCCATACTTGCATTGATATTTCCGTAGAGAATTGAAATCCATCTAAGTGGTAATCTCATTTCAACATTAGTGCTTAATTTTAAATTTGGCTCAACGGTTAATGTATCCAAATTGAAATCCGGTTGGTAGAATCTGTTAAATAAAACTAGAGCATTTGCACCAGCTTTATCTAAACGTCTAGCCATATTTGCCATCGAGGTAAAATAAGGACTTAATTTAACGGCAACCGGAATTTTCACTGTTTGTTTTACTGCCGTTAAAGTATCGATGTACATATTTTCAATTTCTGATCCCGTTAAATTGGGGTTTGTCGGGATGTAGTAAATATTTAGCTCCAATCCATCTGCACCGGCATCTTCTATATTCTTAGCATATTTAATCCAACCACCAGTACTAACTCCATTTAGACTTCCTATAACGGGAATTTTGACTTCTTTTTTAAGATTGGCAATATGATCGAGATATTCGTAAGGTGTTAATTTAAATTCATCCGGTTCAGGAAAATATGATGTAGCTTCTGCGTAAGATTCTGTACCATAGGATAAATAATGATCAAGTTCACCGGATTCGTGCGAAATTTGCTCTTCAAATAAAGAATAACAAATAATTGCCGCAGCACCGGCATCTTCTAATTTTTTTACCGAATCTACACTTTCGGATAATGGAGAAGCAGAAGGAACAATCGGATTCTCCAGTTTCAATCCCATGTAAGTCGTCGATAAATCCATTTTCACTCCAATTTATTTTTCAAAATTTATTTCATTAATCAATCCGAATCCTGTGTAAACAAGATTCGGATCAAAGTTCATTCAATTAATTTACTTTCTCTTCCTCTTTTCCATTTCCATCAATCGAATAATCCATGTTTGCAAGTTGTTCATAATAATGCCATTTCTTTATAACATTATCCTGAGCTATTTTTAATAACTCTTTTGCTTCTTTAGGATGAGATTTCGTTAACATTTTATATCGAGTTTCTCTGTAAATGTAATCTTCCAATTTGATCTTTGGAGCTTTTGAATCCAACTTCAATGGATTTTTACCTTCTTTTTTATTGTCCGGATTATATCTGAATAATGGCCAGTGTCCGCTTTCAACAGCCAGAGTTTGATTTTCCATTCCTTTACCCATGTTAATACCATGAGCAATACAGTGACTGTATGCAATTATCAACGATGGACCGTCATAAGCTTCAGCTTCAAGAATTGCTTTTAATGTTTGAAGATCATTTGCCCCCATTGCAATTTGAGCAACGTAAACATTTCCGTAACTCATTGCCATTGCAGCAAGATCTTTCTTCCCTGTTGGCTTACCAGCTGCGGCAAATTTTGCCACGGCTCCGGTACCGGTTGCTTTTGACATTTGACCACCGGTATTTGAATAGACTTCCGTATCAAGTACAAGAATATTTACGTTTTTACCTGAGGCAAGTACGTGATCTAAACCGCCAAAACCGATATCGTAAGCCCAACCGTCACCACCCATAATCCAAATAGATTTTTTGAGTAAGTAATCCGCAACTGCAAGTAGATTTCTTGCATCATCTGAATCAACTTTTGCTAGTTTATCTTTTAACTCAGTTATTCTGTCTCTTTGTTCATGAATACCGACTTCATCGCTTTGATCAGCAGTAAGAATTTGATCGGCAAATTCTTTACCAACAGTATCAGCCAGTCTTACCAATAATTCTTTCGCGTATTCATTATTTTTATCAACAGCTAGTCTCATACCAAAACCGAACTCAGCATTGTCTTCAAACAATGAATTTGACCAAGCAGGTCCTCGGCCTTCTTTATTAGCTGTCCAAGGAGTAGTTGGCAAGTTGCCGCCATAAATAGATGAACAGCCTGTTGCATTCGCAACAATTGTTCTATCACCGAATAATTGCGAAACTAATTTAACGTAAGGAGTTTCACCGCAACCTGAACAAGCCCCGGAGAATTCGAATAATGGTTCAAGTAATTGGCTGCCTTTAATGGTGTTTATTTTTACTTCTTTTCTATCGAATTCAGGAATTTCTAAGAAATAATCCCAATTTGCTCTTTCTTGTTCTCTAACCGGTAGTTGAGGAATCATGTTAAGAGCTTTTCTTCCTGTTTCTTTTTTATTCTTAGCAGGACAAACTTCAACACAAAGTTCACATCCGGTACAATCTTCAACTGCAACTTGAATGGTGTAAGCTAATCCATCCCATTCTTTACCTTTTGCTTCAGTAAATTTGAAAGTTGCAGGAGCATTTTCAGTAAATGATTTTGGATATGCTTTTATTCTTATTGTAGCGTGTGGACAAACCATCGCGCATTTACCGCATTGAATACAAACTTCTTCATCCCATTCGGGAACTGATAATGCTATATTTCTCTTTTCCCATTTTGTAGTACCGGCAGGAAATGTTCCGTCAACCGGCATTCCACTAACCGGAACAGTATCGCCTTGTCCTTCCATTAATTTGGCAAGAACATTTTTTACATATTCCGGAGCTTTATTTGATACAATCGGAGGAAGTTCGATTGAACTTGATGCTTTAGATGGAACTTCAATTTGATGCAAGTTCTCAAGAGTTTGATCGACGGCACGATAATTTTTATTTACTATTTCTTCGCCTTTACTTCCGTAAGTTTTCTTAATTGCTTCTTTAATTTTATTTATTGCTTCTTCTTTTGGAAGAATACCGGAAATTGCGAAGAAGCATGTTTGCATAATTGTGTTAACTCTTGCACCCATTCCGGTAGCTTGAGCTACATCATAACCATCGATAGCATAGAATTTTAATTTTTTATTAATGATCTGCTCTTGAACTTTCTTCGGCATCTTATCCCAAACTTCGTCTTTTGAGTAAGGACTGTTCAATAAAAACGTTCCACCTTCAACAATTTTTGAAAGCATATCAAATTTCTCTAGTAAGTGAAATTGATGACAACCCACAAAATTAGTACTTTGAATTAAGTAAGTAGAATGAATCGGTTTCTTACCAAATCTTAGGTGAGAAATTGTTGTTGATCCGGATTTTTTAGAATCGTAAACAAAGTAACCTTGTGCAAAGTTATCAGTCTCTTCACCAATAATTTTAATTGAGTTTTTATTTGCACCAACTGTACCATCTGCTCCAAGACCAAAGAACATTCCTCTAAACACATCCTCGCCTTCAATTATGAATGAATGATCGTAGTCAAGACTTGTATTAGTAACATCATCATTAATACCAACTGTAAAGTGATTCTTTGGATTATCTTTTTTTAATTCATCAAAAACGGCTTTAACCATTGCGGGAGTGAATTCTTTTGATGACAAACCATATCTACCGCCAATAATTTTAGGCATAGATTTGAAAGGAGCAAATCCACCGTCCATTGCTTCATAGCAACCGGAAACTACATCAAGATACAAAGGTTCGCCAAGTGCGCCGGGTTCTTTTGTTCTATCGAGCACAGCAATTTTCTCAACGGTTGAAGGAAGTGCTTCCATTAAATGCTTAATTGAGAATGGTCTGTATAACCTTACCTTGATTGCTCCGACTTTTTCCTCTAATCTTTCACTCATGTAGTCGACTGTTTCTTGAACAGTTTCTGCTCCGGAACCCATAAGAATTACAACACGTTTTGCATCGGGAGCACCATAATAATCAAATAACTTATATTGTCTTCCTGTCAATTCAGCAAATTTATTCATTGCTTCTTGAACAACATTCGGACAAGCATCATAATATTTATTAACCGCTTCTCTTCCTTGGAAATAAACATCTGGGTTTTGAGCAGTGCCGCGTATAAATGGTTTTTCCGGATTTAAAGCTCTGGATCTATGAGCATGAACAAATTTATCGTCAATAAGTGCTTTTAAGTCTTCTACTGTAAGTTGTTCTATTTTATTGACTTCGTGAGATGATCTAAAACCATCAAAGAAGTGTACAAATGGTATTCTTGATTCGAGGGTTGATTTGTGAGCAATTGCTGCTAAATCCATAACTTCTTGAATTGAACCTGAAGCTAATAATGCGAAACCAGTCTGTCGAGCTGCCATAACATCACTATGATCACCAAAAATCGAAAGAGCTGAAGCAGCTAATGATCTTGCCGAAACGTGAAAAACTGTAGAAGTTAATTCACCGGCAATTTTATACATATTGGGGATCATCAATAATAAACCTTGAGAAGCTGTAAAAGTTGTGGTTAATGCTCCGGTTTGTAATGAACCATGCACTGCTCCGGAAGCACCACCTTCACTTTGTAATTCCGCAACGTGAGGAACTGTTCCCCAAATATTTTTCTTTCCGGCTGCAGCCCAAGCATCGGATAATTCACCCATACCCGAAGAAGGAGTAATTGGATAAATTGCGATTACTTCACTGTTATGAAAACCAACATAAGCGGCAGCATCGTTTCCATCAATTGTTATCATTTTTCTGCCCATAAAGCATACCTGTATTTATTTATTGTTTACTGAATTATCTTAAGTTCTTGTACTAAATTTCAAATATTGAGCCACATTTAAGAGTACTATATCTTGTTATTTTGCGCAAAAATGCATTTTTTAATTTATAATGAGACAGTTTATCTGGATTTATTAAGAAAAATGAGTCTTTTACTCTTAATATTGAGAATCCAAATTCAAATGCAGTTTTAATAATACGATAATTTTATGAGATATTAAAGACCTTCTTATCGTAAAGATGGGCGAGGTAATCGTTGAAAAGGTTAAAGTGTTTTACTTTGTTACTCTGTAGCCCACAGTTGAATCTGTGGGTTAATGATGGGATTTGACTATATCTTTTTCTAAGTTAACCAACAAATTTTTTGCTCGCACAACAACGAGAAAAGTAAAACCTATTGACGGTTTTAACCGTTTATCTTATCATTCTTCGCCATCGATTCTGCAGCCATCTTCTTTTTGTAGGCAATAATTTTTTTTTGAAGTTTTTCGTCCGATGCTGCAATTATTTCTGCGGCAAGAATTCCGGCATTTTTTGATCCGCCTATTGCAACTGTAGCAACCGGAACACCGCCCGGCATTTGAACAATAGACAAAAGTGAATCTAATCCTTTTAGAGATTTTGATTCAACCGGAACTCCTATAACAGGCAAAGGTGTATATGATGCGGTCATACCAGGTAAATGAGCTGCTCCTCCTGCACCGGCAATAATTACTTTCAATCCCCTTTCGTGCGCGGTTTTTCCGTATTCTGCCATTACGTCCGGTGTGCGGTGAGCGGAAACAACTTTTACCTCAAACGGTATTCCAAATTCTCTTAGTGGTTCAAAGGCTTTTTCCATTGTGGGAAGATCTGAATCACTTCCCATTATTATTCCGACTAGTGGTTTGTCTGACATTTTTAATCTCCGATTTTCTTTGTGCTCTTTGCGGTAAACCGTTTCACCACAAAGGACACAGAGTTCCGCAAAGAATTAAATTATTACCCTCTTCTCCATCTGCTTTGCTTTATGAAGAATCGTATTCAATTTATCACCAATAATTGTAATGTGCCCCATCTTTCGTCCAATTCTTGAGTTTGCTTTGCCATAAATGTGGAGATGTAAATCGGGCTCACTTAAACTTTCTTGATAATTTTGGACTACACCTTTTCCATCTCTTTTACCAAGAAGATTTACCATTACAGCATATTTTTTAACTAAATCAGTTGAACCAAGAGGTAAACTAAGTACTGAACGAATATGATTTTCAAATTGTGAAGTTACACATCCTTCAATTGTATAATGACCTGAGTTATGAGGACGCGGAGCCATTTCGTTAACTAATATTTTATCTTTCTCATCGATAAACATTTCAATTCCAAATAAACCAAATCCTTTTACGGCTTTAACACAATCAATTCCAATTTTTTCGGCTTCCTTTAATTTACGCTTGGAGATTTGAGCCGGTGCAATCACAGTATGACAAATATGGTTCTTCTGAATTGTTTCAACAACCGGATAAGTTTTAATTTCCCTTTTAGTCCGCACAACCATAACGGCTAATTCTTTTTTGAATTTTATAAATTCTTCAGCATAAAGATTTACATGACGAGTTGTTAATTTTTTAAACGCATCTTTAAAGTCAGATTCATTTTTTACATCTGCATTACCATATCCATCGTAACCCATTTTTCTGGATTTGACTATAAACCTCTTTCCTAATACTGCTGAAATTTTTTGATAATCAATTTCTGATTTTACTTCGATGAATTTAGGATGTGGAATATTATGTTTAGCTAATGTCTTCTTCTGAATGTATTTGTCCTGGATTAGTCTAATGGTATTAGAAGAAGGAATAACTTTTTTGCCGAGTGACTCTATAAACTTCAATCTGTCTGCATCAATAAACTCATTTTCCAAAGTGAATATATCAGATTTATCGACAAACTCTTTTAGCAGTTTATCATTTTCAATCGAACCAACAAATTCATTATGTGTTAGTTGACCGGCTGGTGAGTTTTTTTCTTTCTCTAGAATTGCAACATTAAAACCGAGTTTATATGCTTGATATGCGGACATTCTAGCAAGTTGGCCGCCGCCTAAAATTCCAATTATTTTTTGAGTTTTCAAGTGCTTATGAATGGATGTTTAGAATTGTTCAAAATTAGATTATAATGAGATAATAAACAACAAGTGTAAGTGGGCAGACTAAAAATTTATATTAATATTCTCGTCTAACAATTCTGCCGATTCCTGAAATATTTGTTTTTACATCCTGAGGATCACCGTAATATTCTATATTTCCAACACCTGATAAATCAGCGACCAAACTTTCCGAGACATAAATTTCGGCAGATGAGGCTCCGCTTGCGTCAATATTTACAAATCTTGAAAAAAGTTCAATGGCTTCTAAACGGCCCGCTCCGGAAAGTTCAGCATTAAATTGTTCTACTTTTCCATAAAGTTCAATAAAACCGGCACCGCTTAAATCAAGATTAAAAATTCGTTCATCTATTCCGGATGCGTAAACATTGCTAATTCCTGAGCCTTCAATCAGTTCCAAAGAAGGAGTTTGTAATGTTATTCTAATTTTTCTTTTAGGTGAAATACTTCTGGAATTTTCAATAACTAATTTACCATTAATAACTTCAGTTGTAATGTAAGTAAGTAAATTATCTTCCGCACTAATCTCGCAACTGGTTTCTGGTCCTACTTCTATCTCAATGTTGTAAGCACCACTAACTGCTAATTCATCAAAATCATCAATTTGACGAGTTTCGGTTTTAAGATTACCACTTCCCTTCACTCCTCTTTCGCGGCATCCAACAAATAGTACTAATAATATTAAACCGGAGAAAAGTATTATTTTTTTCATCACCCACTCACTTTTCGAAATTAGACGCCTGCATATTAAAAATGTTAGATCGATATTTCAAGTATATATTTTGATCAGATAATTAAATTTAATATTACAAATCAAATTCCTATCTTTACGATTAATTGTTGATATAAAAACCTAATATGACAACTGAAGAACTTAATCAACTCCAAGAAGAAGCATACGACCATCTTTGGAACGGTAGATACAGAATGGCACTTGAAGCTGCCAAAAAGGTTTACCGTGACCGTCAGGATGATAGCGAATCTGCAATTTGTCTAGCCTGGGCTTTATTAGAAAACGGTAACCCGGTTAAAGCTATGGAGTTTGCAAATTTAGCCGTTGAATTAAAAGGTGATTCAGTTAAGGCCCATCTTTACCGTGGTTATCTCTTAATGAGAATGAGTATTTTTGAAGGTGCGGTTTCCGATTTTGATTTTGCCATCAATCAACAAAAAGAATCTCTTGCATGGGCTTACTTAAACAAAGCTAGAACACTCGCCGGAATGGAAAAATTTTCCGAAGCCGAGAAGACATTAGAACTTGCTATACTAATTGATCGCGGTAAAAATCCGGCATGGAATGATATTAAGAAATGGTACGCTTCCGCCAAAAACATTAACAAGGGTATTGAAAAATTTGATCACAAAAAGATAAAGGAATATTTACTTAGATGTTCAGATGCAATTAAACAAAAAGAATATTGGTATGCGTTAAAAATATCTCGTCTAATACAAAATGATTCAGCGGTTAAAAAAGATGAAAAGTTAGCTGCTGAATATGTTGAGCTGGAAGCGATGTTTTATCTTTATCAATTTAGACCAGCTCTTAAAAAGGCCGAAAAACTTAAGAGCAAGTTTAAGAAAGATGACAAGTTCAACAGTTTATATAATTCTCTTATAAAATTAACTTCACAATCAGAATCCGACAAAATTGATAAAGAACTTGCGTCAACATCATTAACTTCACCAAGTGATCCTAATCGCAAAACCAGAACATCGGAGATTAACGGGAAAACTCACGCATTATTTTTCCCAAATAAAAATGCTGATGTTTTTTCCGCAAAAATATTTAACGGTGATGATGATGAAAGTTCTGGCAATAAAACATATTATCTTGCACTCGATCCGGATTCAGTTAAGAACATTGGTTTAGAGGTCATATTTAACAATCCATACTATGATGAAAAGAATAAGGATTACGATTGTAAACTGATTTGGTATCTGAATGATTTTGAAATTGCTCAATCGCCTTTCAAACTTAATGTTAAGAAAAGTTGGGACTCGGTTATTTTTGTTCAAACTCTTCAATCAAACGGTAAGGTCAAAATTACAACCGGTCAAGCTAGAGTCGATGTCTATATTGATAATTTTAAAGTTTGTGAAAAATGGTTTATACTTGGCGATCGTAATATTAAACAGCATATCGAATCACCAAATGTTCCTCGTGATTCCAAACCACCGAAAACAGAAACAACGGAAGATAAAAATAAAGTTGAAATCTCTGCACAAATACATGAATCGGATTCAACAAAATCACTCGAAGAACTACTTGAAGAACTTAACAAGTTTATTGGATTGAATAACGTAAAAAATTCTTTAAAAGATTTTGTCGATTACCTAAAGTTTATGCAAGAACGACAAAAACTTGGATTGAAATCAACAGAAAAACTTTCGCTTCACACTTTATTCCTAGGAAATCCCGGAACTGGTAAAACTACAATTGCAAGATTACTCGGTCAGATTTTTAAGACTATGGGAATACTTGATCGCGGTCATGTAGTTGAAGTCGATAGAAGCGGTTTAGTCGGGCAATTCATTGGTGAGACTGCTCAAAAAACCGAGAAAGTTATAGCTGCTTCTTTAGGTGGAGTTTTATTTATTGATGAAGCTTATACACTTTCAAAAAAAGGCGGAAGCGGACAAGATTTCGGTCAAGAGGCAATCGATGTTTTATTAAAGCGAATGGAAGATAAAAAAGGTGAATTTTTTGTGATAGCAGCCGGTTATCCGGAAGAGATGCAAATCTTTATGGATTCAAATCCGGGATTGAAATCGCGTTTTGCTAGAACATTTATGTTCGAAGATTATTCACCTGATGAACTTTTACAAATTTATTTAAAGCAGCTTGAATCCGAAGAATACAAAATAAAAGATGATGCAAAAGAAGTTGTTAAAAAACATTTAATCAACCTCTACCGAAAGCGTGACAAATCATTTGGCAATGCTCGTCTTTGCATTCAGTTTTTTGAGGATTCTAAGATTAACATTGGCAAACGTTATTTAAGTTTACCCGATGATCAGAAAACCAAAGAACAAATGACCACAATTTTTGCAGATGATGTTCAAAGGTTGTTAGTTGAAGAAACTACTGATGATGTAAAAATTCCTATTAACGAAGAAGCTTTAACAGAAGCATTAAGCGAACTAAATAGTCTCACCGGAATTGAATCAGTTAAAAATGATATAAAAGATATAGTAAAACTTGTCCGATACTATCATGAAAAGAATGAAGATGTAAGCGATAAATTTTCTTCGCATATTCTGTTTGTTGGAAATCCCGGAACTGGTAAAACAACCGTAGCTCGATTAGTAAGTTCAATATATGCCGCATTAGGAATTCTTAAAAAAGGTCACATGATCGAAACCGATCGCCAAGGATTGGTTGCTAGTTATGTTGGACAAACTGCAGAGAAGACAAAATCCATAATCGATAAATCAATCGGCGGAACATTATTTATTGATGAAGCATATGCTCTGGTAAAAAAAGATGGCGGCGGTAATGATTTCGGTAACGAAGCAGTAGATGTTCTAATCAAGCGCATGGAAGATGATCGTGGTAAATTTATTGTCATTGCTGCCGGTTACACGGATGAAATGAAAAGATTTTTAGAAAGCAATCCTGGTCTTCAATCACGATTTACAAAAACATTTCACTTCAAAGATTATGATCCAAATGAACTAATGGAAATAACGGCATATAACTTTAATAAATCCAATCTAAAACTTTCTGAGGATGCTTACGAGAAATTAATGATTTACTATAATGAAATGTATCGGAACAGAGATAAAAATTTCGGTAATGCAAGAATCGTTAGAGCGATTGTAGATAAAGCTAAACAGAATGCTTTATTAAGAAAAGCAGAGCCAAAAAACGATTCGAAAAAAGTTGAAGAAAATTTAATAATCTGTGAAGATATTAAATCAATAATATCAACAGAGGAACAGAGAGAAACTTACCAAATTATTGGCGATCCGGAAAAGTTAGAAAAAGAATTGCTTGAACTAAATTCCCTTACGGGTTTGGAATCGGTTAAAACTAGTGTTGAAAAATTAATTAGTTCTATAAAAGTTTCGCAGTTACGTAAACAACAAGGCTTAAAAGTAATTGAAAAAAGTTTACATGCTGTGTTTGTCGGAAACCCGGGAACCGGTAAAACAACCGTAGCCAGAATTTTGAGCAACATCTATAAAGAACTCGGTTTATTAGAAAAAGGTCATCTTGTTGAAGTTGATAGAGCCGGACTTGTTGCCGGATATCAAGGACAAACCGCTATAAAAACCAATGATGTTATTCAACAAGCTCTAGGCGGAACTCTTTTTATTGATGAAGCTTATACTCTATCTCGTGGTGTTAATGATTTTGGTCAAGAAGCAATTGATACTCTGTTAAAAAGAATGGAAGATAATCGCGGACAATTCGTAGTAATTGTTGCTGGTTATCCGGCTGAGATGAAAAAGTTTATCTCTTCAAATCCGGGACTTCAATCTCGCTTCGAAAATATTCTTGATTTTGAAGATTATAACGCGAGACAACTTTTAGAAATTTCCGCAGAGATAGCCGTTCAGCACGGGTATAATCTTGACGAAGGTGCCTTACAATTATTGTTGGAAATCTTTCAATCACTTTATAGTGAACGTGATAAAAATTTCGGGAACGCCCGTACCGCTAAGAATATTTTATATAAAGCAATTAGTTACCAAGAAGAACGAATTTCTCAAATGTTTGAACACAGTAAAGATGATTTAATGACGATTCGCTTTGAGGACGTAGAAAAAGTTAAAAAAGAATTAATTTGATAACTCTCCCCCGCTAAATGTTAAAAATAAAAAACTTAACAAAAACATTCGGAAGTTTCACCGCAGTTGATAATATCTCACTTGAAATAAATAAAGGTGACTTATACGGATTTCTCGGACCAAACGGAGCCGGGAAAACCACTACTATTAAAATCATCACGGGACTTTATACTCAAACTTCCGGAAGTGTTGAAATTGACGGAATTGATATTTCAAAAAATCATATTGAAGCAAAAAGAATAATCGGATATATACCGGATCAACCTTTCCTTTATGAAAAATTAACCGGAAAAGAGTTTCTATTTTTTTCAGGCGGACTTTATCAAATTCCCAAGATACTACTTCGAAAAAAAATTAATGAAGTGATCGAAGTTCTCAATATAGGTGACTGGGTAAATAAACGTACTGAAGAATACTCACAAGGAATGCGGCAACGAATTACTATTGCCTCTGCCCTTTTACACGATCCGAAATTAATTGTTGTAGATGAACCGATGGTTGGATTAGATCCGCAAAGTGCTCATGTGATTAAAAAGTTATTTAAGGAGCTTACAAAAAATGGAACTTCCATTTTCATGTCAACACATTCACTAAATGTGGTTGAAGAAATTTGTAATAAAGTTGCAATAATTAATAACGGGAAAATCATTTTTAATGATGAGATCGACAAACTATATGAATTACAAAAGGATATGGATCGTAATCTCGAACAAATTTTCATACAATTAACAAATTGATGGCAATAATAGTCCACATACTTAAGTATAAATTTCTATCATTTATCAAGCTCAATATTTCCTTTGAATTCTCAAATGTGTTAAAAAATACCGGTAGCTTTCTTGTCTATTCTTCATTCGCAAT
It contains:
- a CDS encoding ABC transporter ATP-binding protein, with amino-acid sequence MLKIKNLTKTFGSFTAVDNISLEINKGDLYGFLGPNGAGKTTTIKIITGLYTQTSGSVEIDGIDISKNHIEAKRIIGYIPDQPFLYEKLTGKEFLFFSGGLYQIPKILLRKKINEVIEVLNIGDWVNKRTEEYSQGMRQRITIASALLHDPKLIVVDEPMVGLDPQSAHVIKKLFKELTKNGTSIFMSTHSLNVVEEICNKVAIINNGKIIFNDEIDKLYELQKDMDRNLEQIFIQLTN
- a CDS encoding AAA family ATPase, which codes for MTTEELNQLQEEAYDHLWNGRYRMALEAAKKVYRDRQDDSESAICLAWALLENGNPVKAMEFANLAVELKGDSVKAHLYRGYLLMRMSIFEGAVSDFDFAINQQKESLAWAYLNKARTLAGMEKFSEAEKTLELAILIDRGKNPAWNDIKKWYASAKNINKGIEKFDHKKIKEYLLRCSDAIKQKEYWYALKISRLIQNDSAVKKDEKLAAEYVELEAMFYLYQFRPALKKAEKLKSKFKKDDKFNSLYNSLIKLTSQSESDKIDKELASTSLTSPSDPNRKTRTSEINGKTHALFFPNKNADVFSAKIFNGDDDESSGNKTYYLALDPDSVKNIGLEVIFNNPYYDEKNKDYDCKLIWYLNDFEIAQSPFKLNVKKSWDSVIFVQTLQSNGKVKITTGQARVDVYIDNFKVCEKWFILGDRNIKQHIESPNVPRDSKPPKTETTEDKNKVEISAQIHESDSTKSLEELLEELNKFIGLNNVKNSLKDFVDYLKFMQERQKLGLKSTEKLSLHTLFLGNPGTGKTTIARLLGQIFKTMGILDRGHVVEVDRSGLVGQFIGETAQKTEKVIAASLGGVLFIDEAYTLSKKGGSGQDFGQEAIDVLLKRMEDKKGEFFVIAAGYPEEMQIFMDSNPGLKSRFARTFMFEDYSPDELLQIYLKQLESEEYKIKDDAKEVVKKHLINLYRKRDKSFGNARLCIQFFEDSKINIGKRYLSLPDDQKTKEQMTTIFADDVQRLLVEETTDDVKIPINEEALTEALSELNSLTGIESVKNDIKDIVKLVRYYHEKNEDVSDKFSSHILFVGNPGTGKTTVARLVSSIYAALGILKKGHMIETDRQGLVASYVGQTAEKTKSIIDKSIGGTLFIDEAYALVKKDGGGNDFGNEAVDVLIKRMEDDRGKFIVIAAGYTDEMKRFLESNPGLQSRFTKTFHFKDYDPNELMEITAYNFNKSNLKLSEDAYEKLMIYYNEMYRNRDKNFGNARIVRAIVDKAKQNALLRKAEPKNDSKKVEENLIICEDIKSIISTEEQRETYQIIGDPEKLEKELLELNSLTGLESVKTSVEKLISSIKVSQLRKQQGLKVIEKSLHAVFVGNPGTGKTTVARILSNIYKELGLLEKGHLVEVDRAGLVAGYQGQTAIKTNDVIQQALGGTLFIDEAYTLSRGVNDFGQEAIDTLLKRMEDNRGQFVVIVAGYPAEMKKFISSNPGLQSRFENILDFEDYNARQLLEISAEIAVQHGYNLDEGALQLLLEIFQSLYSERDKNFGNARTAKNILYKAISYQEERISQMFEHSKDDLMTIRFEDVEKVKKELI